The segment GTTCGACGAGATGCTGGCGCAACTTGGAGGCCTGTCAGTCGGCAACTGGCTGTTGTGGACAGCAATCAACCTGTTGATTCTGTATTTATCGGTCAAAAGGTGGCAGCTGCTGGCCATGTCGCTGGACTGCCGTCTCTCTCTACCCCGATTATTCCGCCTGCGTCAGGCCGGCAGCACGGTGAGCTTCCTGACACCGGGGCCGCATTTCGGTGGCGAACCGCTGCAACTTTACTGGTTACACAGCCACTTCCACCTGCGCCTGCACCGGGCCGCCGCCATGCTGGGCCTGGACCGCCTGCTGGAGACCGCCACCAATCTTGCCGTGCTGTTGGCTGGCGTGCTGATGCTGCTTGGCACGGCCATCATGCCAGCCGCTGAATGGCTGCAGATCTCTGCGATCCTGGCCGGCCTGCTGAGCCTGATGCTGGTCGGAACCGGGCTGCTTTTCAGGCACCCGACCTGGCTGGCAAAGCGGATCCGCCGCCTGGTACCAGGGCGGACCGAAGCGGAATCAAGCGGCAGAGAGGGAGGCTGGTCGGCCCTGGTCAATCTGCTGCAGAACAACCTGTCCTGGCGCCACCCGCGGCTCTGGCTGGCCCTGCTGCTGGCACTGGCGGGCTGGGCGGGGCTGTTACTGGAACTGCTGGTGTTACTGCGCTTTCTGGGCTTGTCACCGACACTTTCCGATGTGGTACTGATCATGGTGGGCATGCGGCTGGCAATGCTGCTGCCGGCGCCGGGAGGAATCGGCACCATCGAGGCCTCACTGCTCTGGTCGTTCAGCTTTCTGGGCTTGCCCATGACGGCTGCTGCCGGCCTGATCGCCATGAACCGCCTGCGGGATGCGGTGGTGCTGTTGATCGGGCTGGGCTGCCTGGCCAGTTTCCAGCGCCCCGCCTAGGCGGATGCAGCCGCCAGGGGTGGGTCCGAAACCCTGCCCGCGGAACCGGCTGCGCCCGGATCGCCAGTGGCCGGCGACGGAATTCACACCCGGTCCGACTAAGAAAATTCAGCTGAATTGGGTGCGATAGGCGGCCCAGCAGCTTTCGTTTTCCCACAACTTGACGGTCAGCGCGCCGCTGCCAGGCGGTTCGATACCGGCCAGCAGTTTCTCGCTCAGAATACGACTGAAATGTTCCAGGCTTGGATTCAGCCCGGCGAACTCCGGCTTGTCGTTCAGCATGCTGTCACGAAAGTAATCCACGGCGTCTTTCAGCGCCGCCTCGATCTCGACAATGTCCACCAGGTAACCGTGCCGGTCGAGAGTCTCGCTCTCGATGCGCACCTCCAGCACATAGTGGTGGGCGTGCGGGCTGTTCTCGTCTCCCCAATCGCCTCCGATCAGGTAGTGGTTGGCAATAAAATCCTTGGTAACGGCGACGGTATACATAAGAACCTTTTATTCCGGATAGTGGAACACGGACTGCATGAACCCGGACTCTTCTTCATGCAATCGACGGTATAGGGAGCCTGCCTCTTCAAGAGGCAGCGTATGAGTGATCAGCTGCTGCGGTCGGACCCGGCGAATCATTTCCCAGGCGAGAGCAAACCGGCGTTCCTTATCCCAGCGGCCGCTCAGAGCAGGTGCCAGGGTGCTGACCTGGCTGGTAATCAGTTGCAGCCGATTGCGGTGCGCTTTCCCGCCCAGATCAACCGGTGCCACTTTATTGCCGTACCAGCTGCCGATCACAATGCGGCTGGCAAAGCCACTCAGACTGATAGCCAGGTTCAGTGCTTCCGGATTGCCACTGACTTCATAGACAAGGTCGGCGTCGGCCAGCGCAGCATGCGTGCTATCCGGGGACTGTGGCGCCTGACCCGCTTGCTCCGGGCTGCAAACTGTTTGCACACCCAGGCGCCGGGCCAACTCCTGTCGGAACGGCTGGGCGTCCACGGCAGCCAGCGAGGCCAGTGGGTGTTCCGCCAGCAACGCCGACAACAGCAGACCGACGATGCCCTGCCCCAGCACCACCACCCGTTCGCCAAGCAGGGGCTGACCATCCTGAACCAGATTGACCGCGGTTTCCATATTGGGCAGAAACACCGCATCGCGGGCAGTCAGATCGGCCGGTATCACCTTGAGCTCTTCGAGGCGGGCCAGAAAATGACTGACATGGGGCTGAAAGGAGAACACCTGGCGCCCTTGCCAGGCAGGATCGACCGCGGCGCCGATCTGTTGCACTTCACCAACGCAGGCGTAGCCGTATTGCAGCGGGTAGCCGGTGGACTGCTGCAGAGACTGCAGGTTGCTGTCCAGCGCCATCGTCCGGGGCATCTGGCCCCGATACAGAAGCAATTCGGTACCCGCACTGACCGCCGAATAGCAGGTTTTGACCAGCACCTGATCGGGCCCCGGTGCCGGCAGCAGTGCTTCGCGAACCTCGACCTGGCACGGTGCCGTGAACCACAGCTGCAAAGCTTTAATGGGGCTGGGTCTGGGATTGGAACCGACTGTCATGGGTGTCCTGCTCCCCGCCCGTCATTCCCGTACCGCAGCCGGCCCCAGACGATCAGCTCATCGTCCAGTTGCTGACTGAACAGTGGCGAGATACGTGGAAACGAGCCACTGCCGGCATCGCACAGGCGCCCGATGGCGTTATAACCCCCGACCAGCAGCGGCGCCACTGTCAGCACGATGACATCGGCCAGTCGGGCACGCAGAAAGGCACTGATGATGGAGGCACCGCCTTCCACCATCAGGCTGCGAATACCTCTATCATAGAGTGCCGCAAGCGCAGCCTGCAGGTCGACCTGCCCGGCGTCATCGCCGGGCACCTCAATCAGGTCGCAATTACTGCGCGCTTCGGCGCCTGTGCAGGTCGTCAGGACCCAGCAACGCTGGCTGTCACTCTGACACAGCCGGCTCGATGGAGGCAGACGCAGCTGGCTGTCCAGCACAATCGGTTGCGGGTCGCTGCCTGACCACTGGCGCACCGTGAGTCGCGGGTCGTCGGCGAGGACCGTACCGATACCCACCAGGATGCCATCGTGCAGACTGCGCAGCTGATGGGTGACACGCATGGCGGCGGCACTGCTGAGTTCGAGAGTCTCGCCGGGACTGGTGGTGATGCTGCCGTCCCAGCTCTGGGCGTAGCTGAGGGTTACGTAAGGTCGTCTGCTGTGCGGGTCAGAAACGGCGCCGTGGAATTCCTGCTGTGCCTTGTCAAGCCATTGCTCAATGCGTTGATTGAGATCCATAGGCTCACGGACTGCTGGCGGATTTGATTTGCAGGATGTGATTCATGCGCTGGGCCTTGGTCAACAGATAGCCGGCATTGTCGGCATTGGCCGCCACTTCCAGTGACACGCGCTCCTTCACATCGATACCGGCCGCCTTCAGGGCGCTGATCTTGGCTGGATTATTGGTAATGAGACGCGCCGAACGCACCCCCAGATCCTGCAACATCAGGGCCGCCAGGGAATATTCCCGCGCGTCTGCCTCATGCCCCAGCATCAGGTTGGCATCCACGGTGTCGAAGCCATCATCCTGCAGGTTATAAGCGCGCAGTTTCTCCAGCAGACCTATACCGCGGCCTTCCTGGCGCAGGTAAAGCACCACGCCGACCCCTGCTTTGGCCACCATTTCCATCGAGCGGTCCAGTTGCTCACCGCAATCACAGCGTCGCGAACCGAGCACATCCCCAGTGAAACACTCCGAGTGAACCCGCACCAGGGCGGCATCAACGCTGGCCGGATCGCCCATGTACAGCGCCAGATGTTCTTTGCTGTCCAGGGTGTTGGTGTAGTAACACAGATGAAAATCACCGTAAGCGGTGGGAATGCGGGCACTGGCCTTGCGGGTCACGGAAAGTTTGGACATCGTGCTCTCAACATGTTGATATGGCGAATTATAGTATGCCGGGCATGGCAGCGAAGCAAGCCCGGTGCTTTTTCTGGTCGCTGGTAAGCATTGTTTTCCCAGCCCCACTTGATACGACAGCCTGTTCAGAGCGGATCAGATAGCCTGTGAATTCTTCTCCGGTGTATTTCGTCTTTCCCGGTAATCTCGATACGCCGAGCGGCGGCTATCACTACGACCGACGCCTGATCGGTGAACTGCGGGCCGCGGGACTGGCAGTGGAAGCCGTCCCCCTGCCTGCCGGTTTCCCTTTCCCGGACCAGGCGGCCAGAAGCCTGACCCGTCAGGTCCTGGCGACGCTGCCGGACCAGGCGGTGGTTATCGTCGACGGCCTGGCCTTCGGCGCGCTGGCCGCCGAGGCGGAGGCCGAGGCACGGCGACTGCGGTTCATCGCCCTGTGCCACCATCCCCTGGCCCTGGAATCGGGACTCGACGCTGTGCAACAGCACACTTTGAGGCTTTCAGAGCAACGCGCCTTGCAGTGCGCCAGGGCTGTGTTGGTCACCAGCGCGTATACCCGCCAGCTGCTGGTCAGCCAGTTCGCCGTCGCCGCCGGGCAGGTTGTCGTGGCACAGCCTGGCACGGAGCGGGTTGCTTTCGCCCCTTGCGATGGCGACCCGCTGCGCCTGCTGACTGTCGCCTCGCTGATTCCGCGCAAGGGGCACGATGTGCTGATCGATGCCCTGGCCACGTTGAGCAACCTGCGCTGGGAGGCGCGCTTCATTGGCTCGGATGCATTCGACCCGCATTGGGCTGCCGGCCTGAAACAGCAGATGAACCGTCAGCAGCTGGCCGGGCGTATCGGCTTCCCGGGTGCACTGCAGAACCTGGAACAGGAATACCAGTCAGCCGACCTGTTTGTGCTGCCCTCCCGTTTTGAGGGCTATGGCATGGTGTTCGCCGAAGCACTGGCGGCCGGTTTACCCATTATCGCGGCCCAGGCCGGCGCGGTGCCGGACGTCGTTCCCCCGACGGCTGGCATCCTGGTAGCGCCGGACGATCGGGAGGCGCTCACCACAGCGCTGCACCGGCTGCTGACCGATCACCGGCAGCGCCAGGAATTTCAACTGGGCGCCCGGGAAGCGGCCGCCGCCCTGCCCACCTGGGCAGACAGCGCCCGACACGTGGCTGCACTCATCAAAGAGGTAGAACTTTCATGACCGGCTTCAGCATCGACTGGCTCAATCTCAGGGAGGAAGCGGATCGCCGCGCCCGCGACCCGGGCCTGCTGCAGCAGGCTAGCCGCTGGCTGACACCCCCACCAGCAGGCCAGGCGGAATCCGTTGTAGTCGACCTGGGTGCCGGTACCGGTTCCACATTGCGCGCCCTGTGCAGTAAAGCGGGTCCTGTTCCAGCAGCGCTTAAATGGCGCCTGGTCGACCACGACCCGGCACTGCTGGCGGAAGCCCAACGCCGCCACGGCGACACGCACCGGGTGGAGATCTGCCCCGGGGATCTTGCGCAGCCAGGCAGCCTGCCGCTGGAAGACGCCCGCCTGGTTACCGCCTCGGCACTGTTCGATCTGGTCTCGGCCGCTTTCATCGACAAGCTGATCGTCGCATTGCAATCCCAGAACCAGGAACAACGCCTGGGCGTGTATGCGGCACTGAACTACGATGGCTCGACCGCCTGGACCCCGCCCCACCCCCTGGATGACGCTGTGCTGACGGCCTTCAACCAGGACCAGCAACGTGACAAGGGCTTCGGACCGGCACTGGGCCCGAACGCTTCTTCCTACCTGGAATTTTCATTAAAGAATGCGGGATTTCAGGTCAGCACTGCCAGCAGCCCCTGGGTGCTGGATGCAGAGGACGCCAGCCTGACGAGCGCCCTGATCGAGGGAATAGCCAGCGCTGTAGCATCGGACCCGCAGCTGAACAAGACTGCACTGGAGGATTGGCGCCGCTTTCGGCTGGAAAATGTGCCACAAGGCACCTGCACAGTGGGCCATACCGACGTGCTGGCTTTGGCCGACGCCGCCGGGGCCGATTAGTCGCTCAGGAATCGACCGCCCGAGCGGCATCCCCGTCAATCAACCTGGCGTATACATCACCACTGCCCCGGGTTATTCCCTGCAACACCTCGGCCATGGCAACCGGGCTCCGCCAGCTCGCTGACACCAGGCGATGGGTTTCGCCCTCTGCCAGGTTGTATTCGTAACTACCCAACTGTTCCAGGCGCCTGATACAGGCCAGTGCCATATCGATAGCGGCGGGGATATATTCAAAAGACAGTGCCGCCAGGGGGCGGGACAGCCCCTGCAAAACCTCCAGCTCAAAGCCCTCCACGTCGATTTTGCAGAACCGCGGCTCTCCCCAGCTGGCGATCAAGGCATCGAGGGTGGTTACCGGAACGGTCACCTGCCGGTCCCATTCCACCCCCCGGAACCCAGGGTCCTGCTGAACACGGGACAACCAGGCTGTCGACAGGGTCGTAAGCGTCGGCGTACGTGTACTGACATACAGGGTCGCCTCGCCGGTCTCGGCACCGACGGCCTCTTCCACCAGCGTCACGCTGGAATCCTGCCCGTAGCGCTTTCGCAGTGATCGCATGAATAACGGTTGCGGTTCAACGGCCACCGTGCGGGCACCCAGCGCCCGCCAGGCTGGCAGGCGATTGCCCACGTGCGCGCCAATGTCGAAACACAGGTCTCCAGGGCGCATAAACTGCCCGTAGCAGCGGCGCATGCGCGACTGCCGGCCGGGAATACCGTAGTAAATCAGCAGTGACCGCCACAATCCCCAGCGCTCCCGCCAGGTCGTCGATATTGTCACTCCGCGGCTCCCACGGGCCTGGAAAACGCTTCCACAAATCGATTGCGCAACAGATCCATGCGCCACACCGGCGCTTCAGCATCAGGCAGCAGGCCCGGCTGCCACTGCCAGTCTGCAATCGCCTCAATGACGGCGGGATCGTGCGCGAGGAGATGGACCGGCACCTGGTAACCGTCGGGGTCACCGGAAACCATTGGCGCCGGAGGGTGATCTCCCAGCAGCAGGATGACCAGGTCCTCGTCGCCATATTCCAGCACATAGGACGTCAGGGTCTGGAGCATGTATTCGATGGACTCCCGGTAGTGGTAACGGATCGAATCAACTTCCCGCCACACGACTTCCGGTGCCAGCCCACTCCGGGCCTGGGCGTTAAAGATCTGCCCGTCGCCAACCTGCCCCCAGGGCACCAGCTCAGCAATCGGCGTCCAGGGTGCGTGGGACGAGATCAGCGCCACTTCCGCCATGATCGGAGCACGGCGGCTGCCGTTTCGCTCGCGCTTCTCGAGTGCGGACAACACGTACTGATCAGGCATGGTGACCCAGTTGAAAGGCAGACCCTGGTAGCCGAAGTTGTGGGCATTATAAATCTGATCGTAGCCGTAGAACTGGCCCTCCGGCCAGGCCATGCTGATAGCAGGCATTGCGGCCACGGTGCGCCAGCCGGCGTCCCGGAACAGCTGATTCAAGGTGACCCGTTCACTGATCATCAGGCTCTCGTAGCGGGTTTCACTGTCGATCCAGGCACCGGCAAGCACCGACGCATGGGCCAGCCAGCTCAGCCCGCCGACCGTGGGTGAGGTCAGAAATGCACTGCGCATATGCACTCCCCCGGCTTCCAGTTCCGACTGGGCCTGGGTAAGCGTGGCGGTTACCGAATCGATGAAGGGTTCACGTTCCAACACTACCCGCCCGTAGGACTCCGCAAACACCACAAAGACATCCTTGCCCCGCAGCCTATCGAATAGCGGCCCGTCGGAACGGACTGCCAGAGAATCGTCGTTGACCGTTGCCGCGAAGCGCCGAATGTCCTGGACACTTTCGACGGTGTCCCGCCCGTGGGAAACCAGTTGATCCCAGGCATAAGTGCCGACCCGTGGCACGCCGGTCTCATGCAGCAGCCCCCAAACCAGCAACAGCACCGCAAGGGCCAGGCTGGATTCCCGCGGCGTAGCGCGCAGGACACGCTGGACTCGTCCCAACATGGCAAACGCCAGCCAGCACAGTATTGCGCCGACCGCCAGCAGCAGCAGGCCAGCGCCAAAGGCAGCCCAGTCACCCAGCACGCCGGTCAGCAGGCGGCTGCCGTCTGCCAGCAGATGGCTGTCAAAAATCAGGTTGAAGGGCCGGGCGAAGATTTCGTAGGCTGCCAGGTCGGCGCCTCGCAGCACCAGGCCGAGACCCAGCAGGATGGCCAGCAGAACTCGGAGGCCGCTGCCGACCCGCCCGGGTACCAGCAGCAACAGGCCGATGACCACTAACTCCAGCGGGAAAAAAATAAAAATCGAAGGGGTCATCCAGATCACCCGGTTCGGCAGCGTCAGTGCGATAAACAAGCCGAGGAACGCCAGCACGGTGAGCAGCTGTCGGGGATGGAAACGGAATTGCGGGCGGTGCAGGGAGCGCAAGAGCAGGTCCTGATTTCAGTGGTGTAGCGATGTAGATCAGATACGAAGTGTAGCGCAGGTTGGACCAGTACGCCGCAACCAAAGACGAAAATAGCAATACCAGGTAACCCGGGATTGCTTCCGTCAACGTACTGCACAGAGCACAGGCCGGCCGGGCATCTGAACTCCCCGCCTCACCCCGGGCAACAGCGCGCCAATCCCCCGGCCAGCCAACAGCCTCGGACAGGCGTTTGCGGATTCTGCGGTGCGCTGAGCGGCGGCATGACACCTTGTTAACCAGCATCGAGTACTGATCGGATTCGGTAGTACAATACGAGACCACAGGACGGCAGTCTGTCCCGATTCCCGTCAGCGATCCGGTCAATTGCCGGATCCAATCAGCCTGAGAAAGGAGTGCCTTGTGTCACTTGGAAAAACTGTATTGGGAATTTCCGCCCTGGTCTTCGTGGCCTATGGCCTGGTGAGCCTGGCATCACCGGCGACACCCGCCGGACTCGCCGGCCTGACGATGAGTAATGGTGACGCCTTCGCGGAGATCAGCGCCATGTACGGCGGGCTGCAGACGGGCATGGGCCTGTTCTGCCTGCTGGCCCTGCTCAATGCTGACTATTACCGCGCCGGCCTGGCACTGCTCGGCATCGCTATAGGAGCACTGGCGCTGGCGCGACTGATTGGCTTTCTGCTGGTGACGGATCCGGTCAGCAGTTATACCTACGGTGCCCTGCTTTACGAGTTTGCTACGGCAATACTGGCGGGGGTGGCGCTGAAGCGGAAATGACCCAACACGAATACATCTTCATTGCCGTTTCCATCATCCTCGGTCTGGCGATCACCCGGCTGTTGCATACCATGGCGATGATCACCCGCGCCCACAGTCGCGTCCATTTCCACTGGGCCTCCATTCTCTGGGCGTTCAGCATTCTGCTGTATATTCTGCAACTGTGGTGGGTCGGCTGGGGGCTGCGCACCATCGAGGTGTGGACCTTCCTGGATTTCATTGTCCTGGTGTTCGGTTCCGCATCGCTCTATGGCGCGGCAGAAATGGCCTTGACGGCGCCGGAGGAAAGCCAGCTCGACATGCTGCAGATGAGTCAGGACCTGGGGCGCCTGTCCGCCCTGTCGATGCTGCTGTATTTCCTGGTGGGGCCCTATGTGAATATCGTGATGTACAAGAATGCCATCCTTCCCTCGGTCGTGGTCCCCTCGGTGGGTATTCTGCTGATGGCACTGGTCATCACCCTGCCGGCGCGCTTCCGGCTGTGGTCATTGCTGTTTGCCGGCTACTCCGTCAGCGTACTGCTGCTGACAGTGTGAGCAATAACAACAGCCGGTATGGAAAAGTACAGAGATCTGAACAGTGTTTGAAACCCGCGAAAAGAGTATTGACTGTCCCTACTGCGGCGAAGCCATCACGGTAATCATCGATTGCTCGATCCCGCAGCAAAGCTATATCGAAGACTGCCAGGTCTGCTGCTGCCCGATCGAATTCGACGTGGAGGTGGATGAGACCGGTGAGCCGTCGGTAGCGGTATCCGGCGAGAATGATTGATCTGCACTGCCTGGATCCGCTTTTCCGGCAGGCCGGTAAAACCAGAAATTCAGCTGATCGGCCAGAGTTTTCTGTTTTCTCGCTATGGCGCGTTTATGTCTATCCTGATTGCCTGATTGCCTGGTTTCTGAATTTCTCGAATTGAGGCTTTGAGGCTTTGAGGATTTGGGATTTGGGATTTGGGATTTCAAATTTCTCAAACTCCGCAGCCCCTTACAAAGCAAGGAAAGACCATGTACATCCCAAAACACTTTGCAGTGACCGACAAAGAAGAGATTTATGGCTTCATTGAAGCAAATTCCTTTGGCCAGCTTATTTCCACCGTAAACGGTCGACTCTTCGCTACCCTCATGCCCTTTCTGCTCTCGAGCGACAGGACCACCCTGTACGGGCATCTGGCCAGGCAGAATCCCCAACATGGCGAACTGGAAAATCAGGAGATTCTGGTCAGCCTGCAAGGCCCACACGATTATATATCCCCGTCCTGGTACAGCTCGCCGGGTGTTCCCACCTGGAATTATCAGTCGGTACATCTGTACGGCCACGGAAAAGTATTTACCGCCCCGGACCGATTGAAAAAGCTGGTTGATGCTCTGACACTGAAACACGAATCGCCCTTCCCGGAGCCCTGGCAGCCCACGTACAAGGCCACCATGCTGCAGGCCATCGTCGGCGTAGAGATAACAATCAGCGAAATTCAGTGCAAGTACAAACTAAGCCAGAACCGCTCCGATCAGGACCGGACACAGGTTGAATCCCGTTTGACAGAAATCGGCTCAACCAGCCTGGCTGACGCCATGGTGCGCACCAGGCGCTGACAGTGACTCGAGCGGGCAGCCATGAGGCAATCCGTGACTGACACGTGACTCCGCCGGGCTGTTTGATTTATGGCCACAATATTCGCCGTGGGTTTCTGATTTTGTTGGAATGAGGATACGGGTGCAGGAATTAACTCTGGCGCCTTTGCATTTTTCGATGCTATCGCCGCAGGCTATAAGTAAACGGCGATACAGGCATTGGCAGGAATCCATTCCAACAGCGTCGAATCAAGAATAGTCAACGATACGCCATACACCAAAAAAAGGGCCCACGGCCTTATTAATTACCTGACCGAAAACCTGCTTGCAAAATAACTAGCCAAAATAGCGAGTTGTGATGTAGCTTTATAAGCTCCAAAAAAACAAAGGCATGCCTTCTAATATATTCAGGAACCTCTGATTAATTATGGAATCGCTCTGGCTTTCAGGCGAGATCACTGACGAGGCGCCTTGCCGCCGGCATGCGTCGGCCTGTCAAGGCGAGGCAACGAAGGCAGTGGGCTCGCATGAATGCCCCTTCGGGCGGGGCCTGTCGGGCGCCTCTGCGGCGTTGTCGCGCTTGGCAAGGGCCGGGCCATTCCCTGCGCACGACGCCTTGCAGTGACGCCCGACAGACTCCCGCAGAGCGTTTCCATAATTAATCAGAGGTTCCTTAAAAAGGCCGATGGCCTTTGTTACAAACTGTTAGAGAGCAAGATGAACATTAGAGCCATATCCGTAGCTATTCTTCTCCTCCCGCTCGGAGCATTGGCCGATGAGGTGCAATGCACCGATATACCTAAAGTGGAATTGAAATATGACTATGATCTTTATGAGGACGGCGGAACGTTGGAATTAGTCATACCTGAGAAGTACGAAGAAGCGACATTTTCCACGTTTAGAATCGACGTTGGCATTGAGAATAAACATAGTTTTTGGTCGAGACCGAACAAGAGATTGATGGACAACTGCTGGCTTCGGTCGGAGTTCCAAAAGATCATGAGAGGCTCAGTATTCAAGTCGTTTACCACTACCCACACTGTTTCGCCCTTCTTAAAGCTCAGTTTGAAAACGGACGCAGAATTGAATGAGCGAGTTGCTCTCTAACAAACGCAAACAGTTCGGCCCTTCGGGCCCGGACCTCGCTGCGCTCGGCCGCTGTTGCGGGCGTCATGCGACTTCATAAACTAACAGAGTAATGTCATGCCACCGAAAATCAGGGATTTGATTTCACAGCTAGAGCGTGCGGGCTTCAAGGATCGAGGCGGGAAAGGGAGTCACAGAAATTACGCGCACCCCAATGTTCAGAGACCAATTACTGTTTCTGGACGATTGGGAGATGATGCTAAACTTTACCAGGTCCGGGCTGTTTCAAAGGCTATTGAGGAGGCCCAAAAATGAAAGAGAGTTCCAAATACGTTAAGATCGTCGAATGGTCTGAAGAAGACCAATGTTATGTAGGTAGTGCACCTGGATTAATTTACGCTGGGTGTCACGGTGACGATGAGCAAGCTGTGTTTGCAGAGCTTTGCCAGATTGTTGAAGAAGCTATTCAGATATACAAGATCGACAATAAACCGCTACCACCTGCAACCTCTGGTCACGACTATGCAAACAAGATGCAATCAGTCGCATAACAAGAGCAAGCAGTCCGTGCCTAGCGGCTCCGGCCACTGTTGCTGACGTTATATTTCTACCGAAACGCCGCTTACGGCGTTATGGCGCACATCTGGTTAACTGCTAACCATTGAACTACAAGGAAGTAGTGATGCCGGTAATAAGCAGATTTTACGGAATAGCCATAGCGATGTATTTCAATGACCATAATCCCCTCACTGTCACGCGAACTACTTGAGCTATGAGGCAATTTTCGACTTCGATGGAAACGTTCTGGTAGGTGAATTACCTCCTCGAGCTGCCGGGTTAGTGCGAGACCGGATCAAAGAACACCAATTGGAACTTTCTTCAAATTGGGATTAGGACGGGACCCCCGTCATTCCACTACCTTGAACACCGGATAAACCAGCGCCTCACCGGAAGCCTGCTGTGTTGCCAGGTAAGTGTCGAAATAATTCCAGTAAGCCAGTCCGTCATCAGCCTCCGGCTCCAGCAGATAGAAAATCAGGTTGGCCAGCGGAGTCTCCAGCGACACCCGGAAATCCCCGGAATTGAACGAGCGTTCCCCCCTGGCGTAAATGCCACTGAGAAGCGTGTTGCGATGACCGTTCTGAGCAAAGGGCCGGGTCTCAACAGTGTCAATCTGGTAGGCCTCGACAGCGAGCGTAATCGGGGCGGCGAGGCGGGTCACTTCAATACCATGCTGCCTCAGTTTCTCAACAACAGACGCCAGCT is part of the Gammaproteobacteria bacterium genome and harbors:
- a CDS encoding class I SAM-dependent methyltransferase — protein: MTGFSIDWLNLREEADRRARDPGLLQQASRWLTPPPAGQAESVVVDLGAGTGSTLRALCSKAGPVPAALKWRLVDHDPALLAEAQRRHGDTHRVEICPGDLAQPGSLPLEDARLVTASALFDLVSAAFIDKLIVALQSQNQEQRLGVYAALNYDGSTAWTPPHPLDDAVLTAFNQDQQRDKGFGPALGPNASSYLEFSLKNAGFQVSTASSPWVLDAEDASLTSALIEGIASAVASDPQLNKTALEDWRRFRLENVPQGTCTVGHTDVLALADAAGAD
- a CDS encoding DUF4345 family protein codes for the protein MSLGKTVLGISALVFVAYGLVSLASPATPAGLAGLTMSNGDAFAEISAMYGGLQTGMGLFCLLALLNADYYRAGLALLGIAIGALALARLIGFLLVTDPVSSYTYGALLYEFATAILAGVALKRK
- a CDS encoding CPXCG motif-containing cysteine-rich protein, with protein sequence MFETREKSIDCPYCGEAITVIIDCSIPQQSYIEDCQVCCCPIEFDVEVDETGEPSVAVSGEND
- a CDS encoding RibD family protein encodes the protein MDLNQRIEQWLDKAQQEFHGAVSDPHSRRPYVTLSYAQSWDGSITTSPGETLELSSAAAMRVTHQLRSLHDGILVGIGTVLADDPRLTVRQWSGSDPQPIVLDSQLRLPPSSRLCQSDSQRCWVLTTCTGAEARSNCDLIEVPGDDAGQVDLQAALAALYDRGIRSLMVEGGASIISAFLRARLADVIVLTVAPLLVGGYNAIGRLCDAGSGSFPRISPLFSQQLDDELIVWGRLRYGNDGRGAGHP
- a CDS encoding FkbM family methyltransferase, coding for MTISTTWRERWGLWRSLLIYYGIPGRQSRMRRCYGQFMRPGDLCFDIGAHVGNRLPAWRALGARTVAVEPQPLFMRSLRKRYGQDSSVTLVEEAVGAETGEATLYVSTRTPTLTTLSTAWLSRVQQDPGFRGVEWDRQVTVPVTTLDALIASWGEPRFCKIDVEGFELEVLQGLSRPLAALSFEYIPAAIDMALACIRRLEQLGSYEYNLAEGETHRLVSASWRSPVAMAEVLQGITRGSGDVYARLIDGDAARAVDS
- the ribA gene encoding GTP cyclohydrolase II, yielding MSKLSVTRKASARIPTAYGDFHLCYYTNTLDSKEHLALYMGDPASVDAALVRVHSECFTGDVLGSRRCDCGEQLDRSMEMVAKAGVGVVLYLRQEGRGIGLLEKLRAYNLQDDGFDTVDANLMLGHEADAREYSLAALMLQDLGVRSARLITNNPAKISALKAAGIDVKERVSLEVAANADNAGYLLTKAQRMNHILQIKSASSP
- a CDS encoding 6-carboxytetrahydropterin synthase, coding for MYTVAVTKDFIANHYLIGGDWGDENSPHAHHYVLEVRIESETLDRHGYLVDIVEIEAALKDAVDYFRDSMLNDKPEFAGLNPSLEHFSRILSEKLLAGIEPPGSGALTVKLWENESCWAAYRTQFS
- a CDS encoding lysylphosphatidylglycerol synthase transmembrane domain-containing protein, giving the protein MKKHWKTINLALWLLALILVVWTLRQLPFDEMLAQLGGLSVGNWLLWTAINLLILYLSVKRWQLLAMSLDCRLSLPRLFRLRQAGSTVSFLTPGPHFGGEPLQLYWLHSHFHLRLHRAAAMLGLDRLLETATNLAVLLAGVLMLLGTAIMPAAEWLQISAILAGLLSLMLVGTGLLFRHPTWLAKRIRRLVPGRTEAESSGREGGWSALVNLLQNNLSWRHPRLWLALLLALAGWAGLLLELLVLLRFLGLSPTLSDVVLIMVGMRLAMLLPAPGGIGTIEASLLWSFSFLGLPMTAAAGLIAMNRLRDAVVLLIGLGCLASFQRPA
- a CDS encoding glycosyltransferase family 4 protein, whose amino-acid sequence is MNSSPVYFVFPGNLDTPSGGYHYDRRLIGELRAAGLAVEAVPLPAGFPFPDQAARSLTRQVLATLPDQAVVIVDGLAFGALAAEAEAEARRLRFIALCHHPLALESGLDAVQQHTLRLSEQRALQCARAVLVTSAYTRQLLVSQFAVAAGQVVVAQPGTERVAFAPCDGDPLRLLTVASLIPRKGHDVLIDALATLSNLRWEARFIGSDAFDPHWAAGLKQQMNRQQLAGRIGFPGALQNLEQEYQSADLFVLPSRFEGYGMVFAEALAAGLPIIAAQAGAVPDVVPPTAGILVAPDDREALTTALHRLLTDHRQRQEFQLGAREAAAALPTWADSARHVAALIKEVELS
- a CDS encoding zinc-binding alcohol dehydrogenase, which produces MTVGSNPRPSPIKALQLWFTAPCQVEVREALLPAPGPDQVLVKTCYSAVSAGTELLLYRGQMPRTMALDSNLQSLQQSTGYPLQYGYACVGEVQQIGAAVDPAWQGRQVFSFQPHVSHFLARLEELKVIPADLTARDAVFLPNMETAVNLVQDGQPLLGERVVVLGQGIVGLLLSALLAEHPLASLAAVDAQPFRQELARRLGVQTVCSPEQAGQAPQSPDSTHAALADADLVYEVSGNPEALNLAISLSGFASRIVIGSWYGNKVAPVDLGGKAHRNRLQLITSQVSTLAPALSGRWDKERRFALAWEMIRRVRPQQLITHTLPLEEAGSLYRRLHEEESGFMQSVFHYPE